A region from the Leptospirillum ferriphilum ML-04 genome encodes:
- the accD gene encoding acetyl-CoA carboxylase, carboxyltransferase subunit beta: MDSEKKIRIPEGLWIKCSLCRQIVYRKEVEKAGKVCPKCNYHFPITVEERICQLSDPGSFEEFSQNVESVDPLEFTDSVRYTDRLKAAQKKTGLSDAIRIGECSIVGKPAVLGVFSFGFMGGSMGSVVGEKVVRAAERSLEKRVPLVLVTSSGGARMQEGIFSLMQMARTSAAISRLHQASIPFFSVLTDPTFGGVTASFAMLGDIILAEPRSLIGFAGPRVIEQTIKQQLPEGFQRAEFLLSHGFLDMVVERGRLKETLSQLMCIFSSSGSSCKSLPVGGEGRE; this comes from the coding sequence ATGGATTCGGAGAAAAAGATCCGGATCCCCGAAGGGTTGTGGATAAAATGTTCGCTTTGCCGGCAGATCGTTTATCGGAAGGAAGTTGAAAAAGCGGGAAAGGTCTGCCCCAAGTGTAACTATCATTTTCCCATTACCGTGGAAGAACGGATCTGCCAGCTCTCCGATCCGGGAAGCTTTGAAGAGTTCAGCCAGAATGTCGAATCGGTGGATCCGCTCGAATTTACGGATAGTGTGCGGTATACGGATCGCCTGAAAGCGGCACAGAAAAAAACGGGACTTTCCGACGCGATTCGGATTGGTGAATGTTCCATTGTCGGGAAGCCCGCAGTTCTTGGTGTGTTTTCTTTTGGTTTTATGGGCGGAAGCATGGGTTCCGTTGTGGGAGAAAAGGTTGTTCGGGCTGCTGAAAGATCTCTGGAAAAGCGTGTTCCCCTTGTTCTGGTCACGTCTTCTGGTGGTGCACGGATGCAGGAGGGAATCTTTTCTCTTATGCAGATGGCAAGAACAAGCGCTGCGATCAGCCGTCTGCATCAAGCCTCCATCCCGTTTTTTTCTGTTTTGACCGACCCGACTTTTGGAGGCGTGACGGCAAGTTTTGCCATGCTGGGAGACATTATTCTGGCAGAGCCGCGATCCCTGATCGGTTTTGCAGGCCCAAGAGTGATTGAGCAGACAATCAAACAACAGCTGCCGGAAGGATTTCAGCGCGCCGAATTTCTCCTGTCCCACGGATTTCTGGATATGGTCGTGGAACGAGGGCGACTGAAGGAGACCTTGTCCCAGCTGATGTGCATTTTTTCTTCCTCCGGTTCCTCATGCAAATCACTTCCTGTCGGGGGAGAAGGCAGGGAGTGA
- the trpA gene encoding tryptophan synthase subunit alpha encodes MKAGNTDRRFGSKKVIPYLMAGDPDLNVTEKLLREAKKEGVWAVELGVPFSDPTADGPVIQEAAQRSLCPSTSLRNLLLWLETIPVQERPPIYLMTYFNLFFAMGLENFVSLAQKTGGIRGAVIPDLSYEDATSVRKTFHSAKLSLIPFVSLTTSEKRMKRIVARSEDFIYLVSLLGTTGKELSETGTLSLMVDRIRSQTESPVCVGFGIQSPAVAAKVLQFADGVIVGSRLVREESDPESWIKLLSSFCTVARSVTEPSEVLC; translated from the coding sequence ATGAAAGCCGGGAACACGGACCGCCGGTTTGGCTCGAAGAAAGTCATTCCTTACCTGATGGCAGGGGATCCGGACCTGAACGTGACAGAAAAATTATTGCGAGAGGCGAAAAAAGAAGGTGTCTGGGCTGTCGAGCTGGGTGTGCCCTTCTCCGATCCGACCGCAGATGGTCCGGTGATTCAGGAGGCGGCACAAAGGTCTCTTTGTCCGAGCACATCGTTAAGAAACCTGCTTCTCTGGCTCGAAACGATTCCTGTTCAGGAGCGTCCTCCCATTTACCTGATGACATACTTCAATCTTTTTTTTGCGATGGGTCTCGAAAATTTTGTTTCGTTGGCCCAAAAGACCGGTGGTATTCGGGGTGCGGTTATTCCGGACTTGTCCTATGAAGATGCAACCTCTGTCCGAAAAACCTTTCATTCGGCCAAACTTTCCCTGATCCCGTTTGTCTCCCTGACGACGTCTGAAAAGAGAATGAAAAGGATTGTTGCAAGATCCGAGGATTTTATTTACCTTGTTTCATTGTTGGGAACCACAGGAAAAGAGTTGTCCGAAACCGGAACACTTTCCCTGATGGTTGACCGGATCCGGTCCCAGACAGAATCTCCGGTGTGCGTCGGTTTCGGGATTCAGTCCCCCGCCGTTGCCGCAAAGGTTCTTCAGTTTGCGGACGGGGTCATTGTTGGTTCACGTCTTGTTCGTGAAGAGTCTGATCCGGAAAGCTGGATAAAACTTTTGTCCTCTTTCTGTACCGTCGCCCGTTCGGTAACAGAACCCTCGGAGGTTCTGTGTTGA
- the trpB gene encoding tryptophan synthase subunit beta, with protein sequence METRSKVTAPSFRRPSSLPDKNGYFGEFGGRFVSESLIEALYELEDAFRTAWKDNAFHREMEAVYKDFIGRPSPLYFAEALTEKIGGARLYLKREDLNHTGAHKINNTVGQALLARRMGKKRLIAETGAGQHGVATATVAARYKFECEIYMGSEDVRRQALNVFRMNLLGATVRPVDQGTKTLKDAISEALRDWSQSVLTTHYVLGTAFGPHPFPLMVRSFQSVIGREARKQILRKEGRLPDALVACVGGGSNAMGLFYPFLSDHQCALWGMEAGGRSMNPGEHAARFQTGRVGVLQGSKTYVLQDNDGQIEKTHSVSAGLDYSAVGPELAYYRDSGRIVFSSVSDEEAMEGFEMLSRTEGILPALESAHAIAGAIRLARQMDRSRIILVNLSGRGDKDVMEVARIKGVSLT encoded by the coding sequence ATGGAAACACGTAGCAAAGTGACGGCTCCGTCCTTTCGCCGGCCGTCATCCCTTCCGGACAAAAATGGATATTTCGGAGAGTTTGGCGGACGCTTTGTGTCGGAATCCCTGATAGAAGCACTGTATGAGCTCGAAGACGCTTTCCGGACAGCTTGGAAAGACAACGCCTTTCACCGGGAAATGGAGGCGGTATACAAGGACTTCATCGGACGGCCGAGTCCTCTGTATTTTGCGGAAGCATTGACCGAAAAAATAGGAGGGGCCCGTCTTTATCTGAAGAGGGAAGACCTGAACCATACGGGTGCCCACAAGATCAACAACACCGTGGGACAGGCCCTTCTGGCGAGGAGGATGGGGAAAAAAAGGCTCATTGCCGAGACAGGGGCCGGTCAGCATGGTGTTGCCACGGCGACAGTGGCAGCCCGGTATAAATTTGAATGCGAAATATATATGGGATCAGAGGATGTCCGGCGGCAAGCATTGAACGTATTCCGGATGAATCTTCTGGGGGCAACGGTTCGACCGGTCGATCAGGGGACGAAGACCCTGAAAGATGCGATCAGCGAAGCTCTCCGGGACTGGTCCCAATCCGTTTTGACCACGCACTATGTGCTTGGTACCGCATTCGGTCCCCATCCGTTTCCGCTGATGGTTCGTTCCTTTCAGTCGGTGATTGGACGGGAGGCCAGAAAGCAGATTCTGCGGAAGGAAGGCCGTCTTCCCGATGCGCTGGTGGCTTGTGTGGGGGGAGGGAGCAATGCTATGGGACTCTTTTACCCATTCCTGTCCGACCATCAATGCGCCTTATGGGGGATGGAAGCCGGTGGGCGTTCCATGAACCCCGGGGAACACGCCGCGCGCTTTCAGACTGGACGGGTCGGGGTCCTGCAGGGATCGAAAACCTATGTGCTCCAGGATAACGACGGCCAAATCGAGAAAACACATTCCGTTTCGGCGGGTCTCGACTATTCGGCGGTCGGTCCGGAGCTGGCATACTACCGGGATTCCGGGAGGATCGTTTTTTCATCCGTGTCGGACGAAGAAGCGATGGAAGGGTTCGAAATGCTGTCCAGAACGGAAGGTATCCTGCCTGCACTTGAAAGTGCCCATGCCATTGCGGGTGCAATTCGTCTGGCTCGACAAATGGACCGTTCCCGAATCATTCTGGTCAATCTTTCAGGCCGGGGAGACAAGGATGTGATGGAAGTCGCTCGAATCAAGGGGGTAAGCCTGACATGA
- a CDS encoding phosphoribosylanthranilate isomerase — protein MWIKICGITSAEDAGIAASESPDAIGFVFYDGSPRNVLPEKARDISRLLPKGILRVGVFVHPDWDFIEETACISGLDMIQWHGPAFPEDWFLRIEKLGLPWIDVRKVPPEAKEWSGPLVPFPGATHVLVEQSSAKLPGGNGQSWNYSLAAELSRHVPLILSGGLNETNIGEAIRSVRPFGVDVSSGVESSPGKKDRQKMKRFFEEVRRHGNT, from the coding sequence ATGTGGATTAAGATTTGCGGTATTACTTCTGCCGAAGATGCCGGGATCGCGGCTTCCGAGTCTCCGGATGCCATCGGGTTCGTATTTTATGATGGTTCCCCCCGGAACGTTCTTCCCGAAAAAGCGCGGGACATTTCCCGTCTTCTTCCGAAGGGCATTCTGAGAGTCGGGGTCTTCGTCCATCCCGACTGGGACTTCATCGAGGAAACAGCCTGCATTTCTGGTCTGGACATGATTCAGTGGCACGGTCCGGCTTTTCCGGAAGACTGGTTCCTTCGCATCGAAAAGCTGGGGCTTCCCTGGATTGATGTTCGCAAGGTCCCTCCGGAAGCGAAGGAGTGGAGTGGTCCCCTGGTTCCTTTTCCGGGAGCGACGCATGTACTCGTGGAACAGTCGTCTGCAAAGCTTCCGGGCGGAAACGGCCAGTCCTGGAATTATTCTCTTGCAGCCGAGCTCTCCAGACATGTCCCCCTGATTCTTTCGGGGGGACTGAACGAAACCAATATCGGGGAAGCCATCCGGAGTGTCCGTCCGTTTGGGGTGGATGTCTCTTCGGGTGTAGAATCCTCTCCAGGAAAAAAGGACCGGCAGAAGATGAAACGATTTTTTGAGGAGGTTCGTCGTCATGGAAACACGTAG
- the trpC gene encoding indole-3-glycerol phosphate synthase TrpC, with protein MGRSIEDHPLLSRIVRSKQVEVEASERVRPFSQLEQDVCSMREQPLSPKLIWSGGKKSLRVIAETKKKSPSRGVIREPYDPMAIVSGYLMNGASGISVLTDEPFFGGHPNDLRLLKEKLASETRVPFLRKDFLILPYQIWESRFLGADIVLLIVRILSFDRLSEMIALSRRLGLSALVEVHSREELDMALDAGSDLVGVNHRDLDSLVIDLGLSEELVPHIPKGVLRVAESGLKTPKDRKRMENLGYDAVLVGESFLSAPDPGEALKEFLRDVD; from the coding sequence ATGGGTCGAAGCATCGAAGACCACCCCCTCCTGAGCAGGATCGTTCGTTCGAAGCAGGTTGAAGTTGAAGCGTCCGAGCGGGTTCGTCCCTTTTCGCAGCTGGAACAAGATGTGTGCTCGATGCGGGAACAACCCCTCTCACCAAAGTTGATCTGGTCCGGAGGAAAAAAGAGCCTCCGCGTGATCGCGGAAACGAAGAAAAAGTCCCCTTCCCGGGGAGTGATTCGCGAACCCTATGATCCGATGGCAATCGTTTCCGGATATCTGATGAACGGGGCGTCCGGGATTTCTGTTTTGACAGATGAGCCTTTTTTCGGAGGTCATCCGAATGATCTGCGTCTTCTGAAAGAGAAACTGGCATCTGAAACCCGGGTGCCTTTCCTCCGAAAAGACTTTCTCATCCTCCCTTATCAGATATGGGAAAGTCGGTTTCTGGGGGCAGATATTGTCTTGTTGATCGTGCGGATTCTTTCTTTTGACCGTCTTTCGGAAATGATTGCCCTTTCCCGTCGCCTTGGACTTTCTGCGCTGGTCGAAGTCCATTCCCGGGAAGAGCTGGATATGGCTCTCGATGCCGGAAGCGATCTGGTCGGAGTCAATCATCGGGATCTGGATTCGTTAGTCATCGATCTGGGGCTTTCGGAAGAACTGGTGCCGCATATACCTAAAGGGGTTCTTCGCGTCGCGGAGAGTGGTCTCAAGACTCCCAAAGACCGGAAAAGGATGGAAAATCTGGGGTATGATGCCGTCCTCGTGGGAGAGTCTTTCCTGAGTGCCCCCGATCCGGGAGAAGCTTTGAAGGAGTTTCTGAGAGATGTGGATTAA
- the trpD gene encoding anthranilate phosphoribosyltransferase, whose protein sequence is MTFSMLPLLVKGGQMKRAVVKEWMDAALEGRLEDTEIAAVLSVLSFRGESEEELAGTLDSLKEHLVPFPVPEGMAGDLFDTCGTGGDGSGSFNISTTVSFLLAGAGIPVVKHGNRAISSRSGSADVLEALGIRIDVDPNTASTLLCRQGLTFLWAPLYHPALKVLAPLRKRLGIRTIFNLVAPLANPARIRRQIVGVSSLSMLPKVASVLGLMGKTSFCVLHGDGLDEATLGGPTSLVRYQEGKCEEMILHPSDFGLPFVPLEKIRGGSAADNAEILRKVLNGTEGPFLDVTLANAALGLWTWGKVSSPRDGVEMAREVLYSRKPLEILDSWVEASKTTPS, encoded by the coding sequence ATGACCTTTTCGATGTTGCCCCTGCTGGTCAAAGGTGGCCAGATGAAGAGGGCGGTTGTCAAGGAATGGATGGACGCCGCTCTTGAAGGTCGCCTGGAGGATACTGAAATTGCGGCGGTTCTCTCCGTCCTCTCCTTCCGCGGGGAATCGGAAGAGGAATTGGCCGGAACTCTGGATTCCCTGAAGGAGCATCTGGTTCCTTTCCCCGTTCCCGAAGGAATGGCGGGGGACCTCTTTGATACCTGCGGTACAGGGGGAGACGGTTCCGGAAGTTTCAATATTTCCACAACCGTCTCCTTTCTCCTTGCCGGCGCAGGTATTCCTGTCGTCAAGCATGGAAACCGGGCAATTTCCAGTCGTTCGGGAAGTGCGGATGTTCTGGAGGCTCTGGGAATCCGGATTGACGTTGATCCGAATACGGCATCAACACTTCTTTGCCGACAGGGACTGACTTTTCTTTGGGCTCCCCTTTATCATCCTGCCCTGAAAGTCCTGGCCCCGCTCCGAAAACGTCTCGGGATCCGGACGATATTCAATCTTGTTGCGCCTTTGGCAAATCCGGCGAGGATCCGGCGCCAGATTGTCGGAGTGTCCTCTTTGTCCATGTTGCCAAAAGTGGCTTCCGTGCTTGGGTTGATGGGGAAAACGTCTTTTTGTGTCTTGCACGGAGATGGTCTTGATGAGGCAACACTGGGCGGGCCGACTTCGCTTGTGCGTTACCAGGAGGGAAAGTGCGAAGAAATGATCCTCCACCCTTCTGATTTTGGTCTTCCTTTTGTTCCGCTGGAAAAAATTCGAGGCGGGAGTGCTGCAGACAATGCCGAAATTTTAAGGAAGGTCCTGAACGGTACGGAAGGCCCTTTTCTGGATGTGACGTTGGCAAATGCCGCTCTCGGCCTCTGGACCTGGGGAAAGGTCTCTTCCCCCCGGGATGGAGTCGAAATGGCAAGAGAAGTCCTTTACTCCCGAAAACCATTGGAGATTCTTGATTCATGGGTCGAAGCATCGAAGACCACCCCCTCCTGA
- a CDS encoding anthranilate synthase component II, whose product MALLMIDNYDSFTYNLVQYFWELGCEMDVVRNDQITINEIQKRGYAGIVLSPGPGDPSQSGVCRNVVGDLSGKLPILGVCLGHQVIGEVFGGKVVRAPRLMHGKTSMILHDGSELYQEMDNPFEATRYHSLVVSRESLPASLRVTAWTSEGEIMGLKHTILPVWGVQFHPESILTVQGKTLLANFLRLTEGSPVVEAP is encoded by the coding sequence ATGGCTCTTTTAATGATCGATAATTATGATTCGTTCACCTACAATCTGGTCCAGTATTTCTGGGAGCTGGGTTGTGAAATGGATGTTGTGAGAAATGACCAGATCACGATCAACGAGATCCAAAAAAGGGGGTATGCCGGGATCGTCCTTTCCCCTGGCCCCGGAGATCCTTCCCAGTCGGGTGTTTGTCGAAATGTTGTGGGGGACCTTTCAGGCAAATTGCCGATTCTGGGGGTTTGTCTGGGCCACCAGGTGATCGGAGAAGTGTTCGGCGGAAAAGTCGTTCGGGCTCCACGTCTGATGCACGGAAAGACGTCCATGATTCTTCACGATGGCTCAGAGCTTTACCAGGAGATGGACAATCCTTTTGAAGCAACCCGGTATCACTCTCTTGTTGTCTCCAGGGAATCCCTGCCGGCTTCCCTGAGGGTGACGGCATGGACCAGCGAAGGCGAAATCATGGGCCTTAAGCATACAATTCTGCCGGTCTGGGGGGTCCAGTTCCATCCCGAATCCATTCTGACCGTGCAGGGGAAGACATTGCTCGCCAATTTTCTACGTTTGACGGAAGGCTCTCCGGTGGTCGAGGCCCCATGA
- a CDS encoding anthranilate synthase component I family protein, whose translation MINVCTRAEFREKTRRHRWVSFSGEILADSLTPVQLYSSFPREKRGFLLESVVGGEKWGRFSYVGSGVRFRFEGKIEEGLVVTRFSNQGHPERKTLRGDLLDLLRKELSQMEIDPGGLPAGMTGSLVGYFSYDMVRTFERLPTCLPVQEDFPDLSFVFPEYLAVFDHVTQKIRVVKWYEIAPGCDPEKVYDEAESDLALFVRSARERSFSHEPQENLRPVVVTETPTSETFQKNVLACQEHIRAGDIFQIVISKRFSLDYEGDPLRLYRVLRSINPSPYLFLIEDGDRALVGSSPELLVRVRGEKIELRPIAGTVRRSGTVEEDEENSRELLSDPKERAEHVMLVDLGRNDVGRVSQKGTVCVTEMMVLEKYSHVIHIVSHVEGLLEKGKDMFDVIRATFPAGTLSGAPKIRAMEIIEQLEDRRRGPYAGAVGTLSLSGDCDLAIAIRSIFIHGRKAFFQAGAGIVADSVPEKEEKEVQMKAQAMLRAFRIANGEEGPWLF comes from the coding sequence ATGATAAACGTTTGTACCCGAGCAGAATTTCGGGAAAAAACAAGGCGACACCGATGGGTATCTTTTTCCGGCGAGATACTTGCGGACAGCCTGACGCCGGTCCAGCTCTACAGCTCCTTTCCCCGCGAGAAACGAGGATTCCTTCTGGAAAGTGTTGTCGGCGGAGAAAAGTGGGGGCGATTTTCTTATGTGGGATCCGGGGTCCGCTTTCGCTTTGAGGGAAAGATCGAGGAAGGCCTTGTCGTCACACGTTTCTCCAATCAAGGGCATCCGGAAAGAAAAACTTTGCGGGGAGATCTCCTCGATCTTCTCCGGAAGGAACTTTCCCAGATGGAAATTGATCCCGGAGGGCTTCCCGCCGGAATGACCGGGAGTCTGGTGGGATACTTTTCCTACGATATGGTGCGGACCTTTGAACGGTTGCCGACCTGCCTGCCTGTCCAGGAAGATTTTCCGGATCTGAGTTTTGTCTTTCCTGAATACCTGGCTGTTTTTGATCATGTGACGCAGAAAATTCGGGTTGTCAAATGGTATGAGATTGCTCCGGGTTGCGATCCGGAAAAGGTGTATGATGAGGCCGAATCGGATCTTGCACTGTTTGTCCGTTCTGCCAGGGAGCGGTCTTTTTCTCATGAGCCGCAGGAGAACCTGCGGCCCGTCGTCGTGACGGAAACTCCCACTTCCGAAACATTTCAGAAAAATGTGCTTGCCTGTCAGGAACATATTCGTGCCGGAGATATTTTTCAGATTGTGATCTCCAAACGGTTTTCCCTCGACTATGAAGGCGACCCTCTCCGCCTTTACCGCGTCCTTCGATCGATCAATCCTTCTCCCTATCTTTTCCTGATTGAAGACGGAGATCGGGCTCTGGTGGGGTCTTCTCCGGAGCTTCTCGTCAGGGTGCGGGGGGAAAAAATCGAACTCCGACCGATCGCCGGGACCGTCCGAAGATCCGGTACTGTTGAGGAAGACGAGGAAAATTCGCGGGAATTGTTGTCGGACCCAAAAGAGCGTGCGGAACATGTCATGCTGGTTGATCTCGGAAGAAACGATGTTGGACGGGTTTCTCAAAAAGGGACGGTTTGTGTCACCGAAATGATGGTGCTCGAAAAATACTCTCATGTCATCCATATTGTTTCCCATGTGGAAGGGCTTCTGGAAAAAGGGAAAGATATGTTTGATGTCATCCGGGCAACGTTTCCTGCAGGCACCTTGTCCGGAGCCCCAAAAATCCGGGCGATGGAAATCATCGAACAGCTCGAGGACCGTCGGAGAGGCCCTTATGCAGGTGCGGTAGGAACGCTCTCTCTTTCCGGAGACTGCGACCTTGCGATCGCCATCCGGTCGATCTTTATCCATGGACGAAAAGCCTTCTTTCAGGCAGGAGCGGGGATTGTCGCAGACTCTGTTCCCGAAAAAGAGGAAAAAGAAGTTCAGATGAAGGCCCAGGCCATGTTGCGTGCTTTTCGCATCGCGAATGGGGAAGAGGGACCATGGCTCTTTTAA
- a CDS encoding sigma-54 interaction domain-containing protein → MKSQPVSIRPFPGNLAENGTSSRGLNTFPPGGSPSDAQAILDSLEEGVVAIGLDKKILYMNRAAREILKNREDSPTPSDCRKVVNSSECQARCVLAKTVETGEPIRNMEISLVDALGRRRVLRLNTALLKDSSGKVFGGVEIFHDISQIVALKEELKGRYSFGRIIGRSEKMQEIFDLLPVIAQSKSTVLIEGESGTGKELVAHALHENSPRREGPFVKLNCAALSEGVLESELFGHVKGAFTGAVQSRPGRFELASGGTLFLDEIGEISPSMQVKLLRVLQEEEFERVGGTKTVKVDVRVIAATNRDLKQAMEEGSFRKDLYYRLRVIPVTLPPLRERQGDLPLLIQSFIERYNAELGKNIQGLTSEAMKVLFNYHYPGNIRELQNIIEHAALLCNDSRIDLRHLPGDLLPVQSQSSFLELAMMEENPVRYVEKELIRMAMAESGGNISEVARKLSMGRSTLWRRLKEMKLA, encoded by the coding sequence ATGAAGTCCCAACCGGTTTCCATCAGGCCCTTTCCGGGGAACCTAGCTGAAAACGGCACTTCGTCCAGGGGACTGAATACATTTCCCCCGGGGGGATCCCCGTCCGATGCCCAGGCGATTCTCGACTCGCTCGAAGAAGGCGTTGTCGCAATCGGACTCGACAAGAAAATTCTCTATATGAACCGTGCCGCCCGGGAAATATTAAAAAACCGGGAAGACAGCCCGACTCCATCCGATTGCCGGAAAGTCGTTAACTCTTCGGAGTGTCAGGCTCGATGCGTTCTTGCCAAGACGGTTGAAACGGGTGAACCCATCCGGAATATGGAAATATCCCTGGTGGATGCATTGGGCCGCCGAAGGGTTCTTCGACTGAATACGGCCCTTCTCAAGGATTCTTCCGGAAAAGTCTTTGGAGGAGTCGAGATTTTTCATGACATCTCCCAGATTGTCGCCTTAAAGGAAGAACTCAAGGGACGCTACTCTTTCGGACGAATTATTGGGCGAAGTGAAAAGATGCAGGAGATTTTCGATCTGTTGCCGGTCATTGCCCAAAGCAAGTCCACAGTATTGATCGAGGGTGAAAGCGGGACAGGAAAAGAACTGGTAGCCCATGCCCTCCATGAAAACAGTCCCCGCCGTGAGGGACCTTTTGTCAAGCTTAATTGTGCGGCATTGTCGGAAGGGGTCCTGGAGTCAGAACTATTCGGACATGTCAAGGGAGCTTTTACCGGAGCTGTTCAAAGTCGACCCGGCCGTTTTGAACTGGCCTCCGGGGGAACACTTTTTCTGGATGAGATTGGAGAAATTTCTCCTTCGATGCAGGTCAAGTTGCTTCGGGTCCTGCAGGAAGAAGAGTTCGAGCGGGTAGGGGGCACGAAAACGGTGAAGGTGGATGTCCGTGTCATTGCTGCAACCAACCGCGATCTCAAGCAGGCGATGGAGGAGGGAAGTTTCCGGAAAGACCTCTACTACCGTTTAAGAGTGATACCGGTCACTCTGCCTCCTCTTCGCGAACGTCAGGGAGATCTTCCTCTTCTGATCCAGTCTTTTATTGAACGTTATAACGCGGAGTTGGGGAAAAACATTCAGGGGTTGACGTCTGAAGCGATGAAAGTCCTCTTTAATTATCACTATCCCGGAAATATCCGGGAACTTCAGAATATCATCGAGCATGCGGCGCTTCTGTGCAATGACAGTCGGATCGATCTGCGCCATTTGCCAGGAGATCTCCTTCCCGTTCAATCACAATCTTCTTTTCTGGAACTGGCCATGATGGAAGAAAATCCTGTCCGTTATGTCGAAAAAGAACTGATCCGGATGGCCATGGCTGAATCCGGAGGAAATATTTCGGAGGTGGCGAGAAAGCTGTCTATGGGGCGTTCAACTCTCTGGAGAAGGCTCAAGGAAATGAAATTGGCATGA
- a CDS encoding 4Fe-4S binding protein, translated as MKVIAGKKIRVDDSLCTNCGECEEICPTGILSVQGEKKDALCILCRYCVLSCPLAALSVIQKG; from the coding sequence ATGAAAGTCATTGCAGGAAAAAAGATCAGAGTCGACGACTCCTTGTGTACAAACTGCGGAGAATGCGAGGAGATCTGCCCGACAGGAATCCTCTCCGTTCAGGGAGAAAAAAAAGACGCACTCTGTATACTCTGCCGATATTGTGTTCTTTCTTGTCCGTTGGCCGCGCTTTCTGTCATTCAAAAAGGATAG
- a CDS encoding NUDIX hydrolase yields the protein MPSPDSSGTSDSGKTSTPLVHLSSRDVQVFNGKRISVAVQEWQDSRNRIYLHETVLFGEGVAIVPVVGEKILLIRQFRPSVNGSILEIPAGKVDPGEDLLAAAQRELSEETGVVGGHLSFLTSIRTTPGFCNERIHLFLSTEGRLEDSHPEEGEAIEEILLLRPEDVQKKIRSGDITDAKSLVALFLVLEKLGLSGSP from the coding sequence ATGCCGTCCCCTGACAGCTCTGGTACTTCGGACTCCGGCAAGACCTCGACTCCCCTGGTCCACCTCTCCTCCAGGGATGTCCAGGTTTTTAACGGAAAACGAATATCCGTTGCGGTGCAGGAGTGGCAGGATTCCAGGAACAGGATTTATCTCCATGAGACAGTTCTGTTTGGAGAGGGAGTCGCAATCGTTCCAGTTGTTGGGGAGAAAATCCTCCTGATACGACAATTCCGTCCTTCTGTGAATGGATCTATTCTGGAAATTCCCGCAGGCAAAGTGGATCCGGGAGAAGATCTTCTGGCGGCTGCCCAGCGGGAACTTTCGGAAGAAACCGGTGTGGTTGGAGGACATCTTTCATTTTTGACATCGATTCGGACGACCCCGGGGTTCTGCAACGAACGAATCCATCTTTTTCTTTCCACGGAAGGCAGACTGGAAGACAGTCACCCGGAGGAAGGAGAGGCAATCGAGGAAATTCTCCTTCTCCGTCCTGAGGATGTTCAAAAAAAAATACGGTCGGGGGACATTACGGACGCAAAATCTCTTGTGGCGCTTTTTCTTGTTCTGGAAAAATTGGGGTTGTCCGGTTCGCCCTGA
- a CDS encoding DUF420 domain-containing protein has product MHGFLGTKADFWWDLTVTSETVVFSFLGLGGFFGRKHRGTLHHNTMLISAVLVAAWFLMYLAQQYIVGIIGFGGPDFVKYLVYYPVIIFHSLVSTAALVLTGIVVFNGFISSTVESGQRVLVKNPLVHRRLGWVTLICFIFSVITAYSVYAMLFIIYNPARTPSYGFRSSIGALSGIGSFLILALMAVLYYISRVRNRNAVP; this is encoded by the coding sequence ATGCACGGATTTTTGGGGACAAAAGCAGATTTCTGGTGGGATCTGACGGTAACCTCCGAGACGGTTGTCTTCAGCTTTCTTGGACTTGGCGGATTTTTTGGAAGAAAACACCGGGGCACGCTTCATCACAACACGATGTTGATTTCGGCGGTTCTGGTTGCGGCATGGTTCCTGATGTATCTTGCCCAGCAGTACATCGTTGGCATCATCGGTTTTGGGGGACCGGACTTTGTGAAGTATCTGGTGTATTATCCGGTCATCATCTTTCATTCCCTTGTCTCGACAGCTGCGCTGGTGTTGACGGGAATCGTGGTTTTCAACGGTTTTATTTCCAGCACTGTTGAGAGCGGACAAAGGGTCCTCGTTAAAAATCCGCTGGTCCATCGAAGATTGGGATGGGTGACGCTCATCTGTTTCATCTTTTCCGTGATCACTGCCTATTCGGTGTATGCCATGCTTTTTATCATCTACAACCCTGCACGTACTCCTTCCTACGGATTCCGTTCCTCGATTGGCGCCCTGTCGGGAATCGGGTCATTCCTCATCCTTGCCCTGATGGCTGTCCTTTATTACATCAGTCGGGTTCGAAACCGCAATGCCGTCCCCTGA